The following coding sequences lie in one Pyrobaculum sp. 3827-6 genomic window:
- a CDS encoding ABC transporter substrate-binding protein has product MVLLMGRVDGVPRRVVSLNPSVNEFLALLGVEIVGRDAFSYRPRELMKVPIVGTFTDFDGERARALAPDLFILYYPVQRHLLEKAAEVSRAVVAVPTPVNIDAVVAVFRFFARLFDRDEEGDRLAGVYRDLLRGAPLYDGVLAIINLGVYDVACGNSYVADALTRVGLRYLGGLPCVFMHYEEPPLGLVERSSFVIYEARGRSYSEREVEFLRGREYVVTPNDTLAHYGPSLPLDLGLLAAAVARGERWVGGASSVSRPSLRDAWYGPYR; this is encoded by the coding sequence ATGGTGTTGCTGATGGGCCGTGTTGACGGGGTGCCTAGGAGAGTTGTGAGTCTCAACCCGTCTGTTAACGAGTTCTTGGCGTTGCTCGGCGTTGAGATCGTCGGGCGTGACGCCTTTTCGTACAGGCCGAGGGAGCTGATGAAGGTGCCTATCGTGGGCACGTTTACAGATTTCGACGGGGAGCGGGCGCGGGCACTGGCCCCCGACTTGTTTATCCTCTACTACCCGGTGCAGAGGCATTTGTTAGAAAAGGCGGCGGAGGTGTCTCGGGCAGTTGTGGCTGTACCGACACCTGTGAATATCGACGCGGTAGTTGCCGTGTTTAGGTTCTTCGCAAGGCTTTTCGATCGCGACGAGGAGGGGGACAGACTAGCCGGGGTGTACCGAGATTTGTTGAGGGGGGCGCCGCTGTACGACGGCGTTCTTGCGATTATTAACCTCGGCGTGTACGACGTGGCTTGCGGCAACTCCTACGTGGCGGACGCGCTTACGAGGGTGGGGCTGAGATATCTAGGGGGGCTCCCATGCGTCTTTATGCACTACGAGGAGCCCCCACTGGGGTTGGTGGAAAGGTCCAGCTTCGTGATTTACGAGGCCAGGGGGAGGAGCTACAGCGAGCGTGAGGTGGAGTTCCTGAGGGGGAGGGAGTACGTGGTGACTCCAAACGACACCCTGGCGCACTACGGCCCCTCTCTGCCCCTAGATCTGGGCCTCCTCGCCGCCGCCGTTGCCAGGGGGGAGAGGTGGGTGGGGGGCGCCTCCAGCGTCTCGAGGCCCTCTCTGCGGGACGCCTGGTACGGCCCCTATAGATGA
- a CDS encoding nucleotidyltransferase family protein: MSSCSPALGFLAELNEEVWRRGLGRVVIVGGFAMELYSGGAYRTGDIDFVIDTPRVREARHVFEELVTKRGWRRVSRVYEGPGALYLDLVGYTYTGRVKELRICGGSVYVQSPEDAIVSSPNTCAYRESPAVCERAAAVLSAQRERLNRDYPLEFARGNGVDKKLEEMRRVVEKTFSALQDVVGERG, encoded by the coding sequence ATGAGCTCCTGTAGCCCCGCGCTTGGGTTTTTGGCTGAGCTGAATGAAGAGGTTTGGCGGCGTGGCCTAGGGAGGGTAGTTATTGTGGGCGGCTTCGCGATGGAGCTGTACAGCGGGGGGGCGTACAGAACAGGAGATATAGATTTTGTCATAGATACCCCGAGGGTGAGGGAGGCCCGGCACGTCTTTGAAGAGCTTGTTACAAAACGTGGATGGAGGAGGGTGTCGCGGGTGTACGAGGGGCCCGGCGCTCTCTACCTCGACCTCGTCGGCTACACCTACACAGGCCGCGTAAAGGAGTTACGTATATGTGGAGGTAGCGTATACGTCCAGTCGCCGGAGGACGCCATTGTGTCCAGCCCCAACACGTGCGCCTACCGGGAGTCCCCAGCCGTCTGCGAACGCGCCGCCGCGGTGCTGAGCGCACAGAGAGAGCGCCTCAACCGGGACTACCCCCTTGAATTCGCAAGGGGCAACGGCGTTGATAAAAAGCTGGAGGAAATGAGACGCGTCGTCGAGAAGACCTTTTCAGCTCTACAAGATGTGGTGGGCGAAAGAGGCTAG
- a CDS encoding class I SAM-dependent methyltransferase has product MWWAKEAREAYISIGEEYEATRRRPLPVADFATFGNKALDVGCGRGAQPRYLEHEHGFVVHCDLDRRMTPGGDSVECEATMMPFRDGAFDVVYLVAVIHHMPRDAAALALREARRVGRVAVATVWALEVWRGREIAPGVWEVPWGGKARRIYFQYRLEDLLAVAPTRVLSAGVMRRGRHYNFYIVF; this is encoded by the coding sequence ATGTGGTGGGCGAAAGAGGCTAGAGAGGCGTACATCTCAATCGGTGAGGAGTACGAGGCGACGAGGAGGAGGCCTCTGCCCGTCGCGGACTTCGCCACATTTGGCAACAAGGCACTTGACGTCGGGTGCGGCAGGGGGGCCCAGCCGAGGTATCTGGAACATGAACACGGCTTTGTTGTCCACTGCGACCTCGACCGGAGGATGACGCCCGGCGGGGACTCTGTGGAGTGCGAGGCGACTATGATGCCCTTTAGAGACGGCGCCTTCGACGTGGTGTACCTTGTGGCGGTTATCCACCACATGCCCCGCGACGCGGCGGCGCTTGCTTTAAGAGAGGCTAGGCGGGTGGGGCGGGTGGCCGTGGCTACTGTCTGGGCGCTTGAAGTTTGGAGGGGGCGCGAAATCGCGCCGGGCGTCTGGGAGGTGCCGTGGGGAGGCAAAGCCAGGAGGATCTACTTCCAGTACCGGCTGGAGGACTTGCTGGCCGTGGCCCCCACCCGCGTCCTCTCGGCCGGGGTAATGCGGAGGGGGAGGCACTACAATTTCTACATAGTATTTTGA
- a CDS encoding ATP-binding protein, whose product MVFIGREAELSWLREYAGADRSTPYVIYGPEGCGKTALALEAVRRFLHWYPRGVALYLDGKARRGEDVFKSNIQLGDVLADVAGELLGRIGGAAARAAVWLLGRVVERLVEKQSPSNILVIVDELFSAVGVREGAVVVKHAQELGDRHLRSLKAEAGLIPRPLAGVRIAYLVFTSEGASRRELSRHSWAHTALMWNMDKDDFKRLNEAVGGPDFAAAWRLCGGNPRCLFQLAEAGWDAERYLASISSSRGVRWVVAKAAELGLTDALKEAVEDPDILAEPSGLRLAKLLESRNFVVELSPAAIGGVPSRDPELGVGRLYAWQTPALRDAVARALRG is encoded by the coding sequence GTGGTATTTATCGGCAGAGAGGCTGAGCTGAGCTGGCTTCGGGAATATGCGGGGGCGGACAGATCTACGCCGTATGTAATCTACGGCCCCGAGGGGTGCGGCAAAACGGCGCTGGCCCTGGAGGCGGTGAGGCGTTTTTTACACTGGTATCCACGCGGGGTGGCCTTATATCTAGACGGCAAAGCGAGGAGGGGGGAGGACGTCTTCAAGAGCAATATACAGCTGGGGGATGTCCTAGCAGATGTGGCAGGCGAGCTCCTAGGCCGGATAGGCGGGGCGGCGGCGCGGGCGGCGGTGTGGCTACTGGGGCGGGTTGTGGAGCGCCTTGTGGAGAAGCAGTCGCCGTCGAATATCCTCGTGATAGTGGACGAGCTCTTCTCAGCCGTGGGCGTCAGGGAGGGGGCGGTGGTGGTGAAGCACGCCCAGGAGCTGGGCGATAGGCATCTGAGGTCTCTAAAAGCCGAGGCGGGCCTCATACCCAGGCCGCTGGCGGGCGTCCGTATCGCATACCTAGTATTTACATCTGAGGGCGCGTCCAGGCGGGAGCTTTCTAGACACAGCTGGGCCCACACGGCGTTGATGTGGAATATGGACAAAGACGACTTTAAACGCCTCAACGAGGCCGTGGGCGGGCCGGACTTCGCCGCGGCGTGGAGGCTCTGCGGAGGAAACCCCCGCTGCCTCTTCCAGCTGGCAGAGGCTGGGTGGGACGCGGAGAGGTATCTGGCGTCGATATCCTCATCGAGGGGGGTGAGGTGGGTGGTGGCCAAAGCCGCCGAGCTGGGCCTCACCGATGCGTTAAAAGAGGCGGTGGAGGACCCGGACATTTTGGCGGAGCCCAGCGGCTTGAGGCTCGCCAAGTTGCTGGAGAGCCGCAACTTCGTCGTCGAGCTCTCGCCGGCGGCCATAGGCGGCGTCCCGAGCCGCGACCCCGAGCTGGGGGTGGGGAGGCTCTACGCCTGGCAGACCCCCGCGCTTAGAGACGCCGTGGCGAGGGCTCTACGAGGCTGA
- a CDS encoding elongator complex protein 3 — MASGVHVVALMTEPFPCPGRCTFCPSAEGVPKSYMPDSPVVLRAKRSRYDPYLQTAGRIKVYLMSGHLPSKIEAVVMGGTFGALPRWYREWFVANVFKALNDYPNWAGSADLAPDLEAEQLRNESAAMRLVALTVETRPDFVDRGEVDFLLRLGVTRVELGVQSIYDDVLARVGRGHGAAEVVRATALLKDSAYKVCYHLMPGLPGSDPDRDLEMVREVFSNPDFMPDCVKIYPTYVVPGTALYEEWRRGAYRSYDEETWLDLLARMYAAVPRWARVMRLGRDIPLHHVVDGPRWGNMRQVVLRHMERLGLRCVEIRCREAGVKLANGLPVQPGPVEVKRVEYVASGGVEVFLEAVGPDDTLYGILRLRIPHGPHRPELRGAALVRELHVYGPEVPVGAEGGWWQHRGIGRSLMERAEEIAAEFAKRVAVISGVGARPYFRKLGYERCGPYMCKELSAS, encoded by the coding sequence ATGGCGAGCGGCGTGCATGTAGTGGCTCTGATGACAGAGCCATTTCCGTGTCCGGGCCGGTGTACCTTCTGCCCGTCGGCTGAGGGGGTTCCCAAGTCTTACATGCCCGACAGCCCGGTGGTTCTCCGTGCCAAGAGGAGCCGGTATGATCCCTATCTGCAGACGGCTGGCCGTATCAAAGTGTATCTTATGAGCGGCCACCTCCCGTCGAAGATCGAGGCTGTGGTGATGGGGGGCACCTTCGGCGCCTTGCCGCGGTGGTACCGGGAGTGGTTTGTGGCTAACGTCTTCAAGGCGCTGAACGACTACCCCAACTGGGCGGGCTCGGCGGATCTGGCGCCGGATTTGGAGGCCGAGCAACTTAGGAACGAGTCGGCGGCTATGCGCCTCGTCGCGCTTACGGTGGAGACGCGGCCCGACTTCGTAGATAGGGGAGAGGTGGACTTCCTCCTGAGGCTGGGGGTGACTAGGGTTGAGCTGGGCGTCCAGTCTATATACGACGACGTGCTTGCGAGGGTTGGGAGGGGCCACGGCGCCGCAGAGGTGGTTAGGGCGACGGCTCTTTTGAAGGATTCGGCTTACAAGGTCTGCTACCACCTGATGCCGGGTCTGCCGGGTAGCGACCCCGACCGCGACTTGGAGATGGTGAGGGAGGTGTTTTCAAACCCGGACTTCATGCCGGACTGCGTCAAGATATACCCCACGTACGTGGTGCCGGGGACTGCGTTGTACGAGGAGTGGCGCCGCGGGGCGTACCGAAGCTACGACGAGGAGACTTGGCTTGACCTCCTGGCGAGGATGTACGCAGCGGTGCCCAGGTGGGCTAGGGTCATGCGCCTCGGCCGCGACATCCCTCTGCACCACGTCGTGGACGGCCCCAGGTGGGGGAACATGAGGCAGGTGGTGCTCCGGCATATGGAGAGGCTTGGGCTGAGGTGTGTGGAGATCCGCTGTAGGGAGGCCGGCGTGAAGCTGGCCAACGGCCTGCCGGTTCAGCCCGGCCCGGTGGAGGTTAAGCGCGTTGAGTACGTGGCGTCGGGGGGCGTGGAGGTTTTTCTAGAGGCGGTGGGGCCCGACGACACTCTCTACGGGATTCTGCGGCTGAGGATCCCCCACGGCCCCCACAGGCCCGAGCTCCGGGGAGCCGCCTTGGTTAGAGAGCTCCACGTCTACGGCCCCGAGGTGCCCGTCGGCGCTGAGGGGGGCTGGTGGCAGCACAGAGGTATAGGCAGGTCTTTGATGGAGAGGGCGGAGGAGATCGCCGCGGAGTTCGCGAAGAGGGTGGCTGTGATCAGCGGCGTCGGCGCGAGGCCCTACTTCCGCAAGCTGGGGTACGAGAGGTGCGGCCCGTATATGTGTAAAGAGCTCTCAGCCTCGTAG